In one window of Azospirillum ramasamyi DNA:
- a CDS encoding cation:proton antiporter: MGPFDLSAILLTLAAAFGFINYRWLKLPSTIALFLEGLVLALLVSGADAVAATLGLGNWLRHLIEQISLPDILLDGILSLLLYATAVNEDLCALLKRKWTVLAMATLGVLLFTALMGVGLRVVFGLVGLGVPLIWCLVLGAAIAPTDPVAVHGILERLPVPGTLRSVISGESLFNDGVGVVAFVTLLHLAIGSEQDLTAGEVAFDFLKEAFGGAALGLAGGWTAYQMKRRVDDSTVELTISLALALGTYSLANKLGVSGPIAVVVAGLLIGYTTERHVNSERSRRDLPVVWAMIDAVLNALLFLLVGLEATMTISWTTPALLAALLAIPLSLTARLFSLTPALLMHMGSTGKTSALIVLTWAGLRGGVAVALVLSLPESPYRDPMLAVCYAAVAFSILVQGLTLEPIGRRLYGGEERRAEQTRAG, encoded by the coding sequence GTGGGTCCGTTCGACCTCTCCGCCATCCTGCTGACCCTGGCGGCGGCCTTCGGCTTCATCAATTACCGCTGGCTGAAGCTGCCCAGCACCATCGCGCTGTTCCTTGAGGGGCTGGTCCTGGCCCTGCTGGTCAGCGGCGCCGACGCCGTGGCGGCCACGCTCGGCCTCGGCAACTGGCTGCGCCACCTGATCGAACAGATCAGCCTGCCGGACATCCTGCTCGACGGCATCCTCAGCCTGCTGCTCTACGCCACCGCTGTGAACGAGGATCTCTGCGCCCTGCTGAAGCGGAAATGGACGGTGCTGGCGATGGCGACGCTCGGCGTCCTGCTGTTCACCGCGCTGATGGGGGTGGGGCTGCGCGTCGTCTTCGGGCTGGTCGGCCTGGGCGTGCCGCTGATCTGGTGCCTGGTGCTGGGGGCGGCCATCGCGCCGACCGACCCGGTGGCGGTGCACGGCATCCTGGAGCGGCTGCCGGTACCCGGCACGCTGCGGTCGGTGATTTCGGGGGAAAGCCTGTTCAATGACGGCGTCGGGGTGGTGGCGTTCGTGACGCTGCTGCATCTCGCCATCGGCAGTGAGCAGGACCTGACCGCGGGCGAGGTGGCCTTCGACTTCCTGAAGGAAGCGTTCGGCGGTGCTGCCCTCGGCCTCGCCGGCGGCTGGACCGCGTATCAGATGAAGCGGCGTGTCGACGACAGCACGGTGGAACTGACGATCTCGCTGGCCCTGGCGCTGGGAACCTATTCGCTGGCCAACAAGCTGGGCGTGTCGGGACCCATCGCGGTGGTGGTGGCGGGATTGCTGATCGGTTACACGACCGAACGCCATGTCAACAGCGAGCGGAGCCGTCGCGACCTGCCCGTGGTGTGGGCGATGATCGACGCCGTGCTGAACGCCCTGCTGTTCCTGCTGGTGGGGCTGGAGGCGACCATGACCATCTCCTGGACCACGCCCGCCCTCCTGGCCGCGCTGCTGGCTATCCCGCTGTCCCTGACGGCGCGGCTGTTCAGCCTGACGCCGGCCCTGCTTATGCATATGGGGAGCACCGGCAAGACGAGCGCGCTGATCGTCCTGACATGGGCGGGTCTGCGCGGCGGGGTCGCGGTGGCGTTGGTGCTGTCCCTGCCGGAAAGTCCCTACCGCGATCCGATGCTGGCGGTGTGCTATGCCGCCGTCGCCTTCAGCATCCTGGTGCAGGGGTTGACGCTGGAGCCGATCGGCCGGCGGCTTTATGGCGGCGAAGAGAGGAGAGCCGAGCAGACGAGGGCCGGATGA
- a CDS encoding PAS domain-containing protein — MDWSATSLGPAEDWPQSLRTLVDLMLTSSFPMFVVWGPDLAFLYNDSYRPILGDKPEALGRPFAEVWADIWEDLVPLVVRALAGEATYHEDRLLVMQRHGYREETYFTFSYSPVRDETGRVAGMFCACTENTARVLAERRLTFQLDLAERLRGLNDPVGVTAAAAEAIGRHLGVARAGYGRIDPTGTTVSVERDWSDSGMAGLSGQTWPLDSFGPAVIAELRAGYTLRVDDVTTDLRTSGSGPAAAFAGIGVRSLLMVPLLKAGQLTAILYLHEAKPRHWTEADAALAKDVAERSWAAVERALAEAALRAANQALMRERAAVEAANARLAAEGERLRTLFRQAPNFMCVLRGPDHVFEMANDTYMQLVGHRDLVERPAREALPEVKGQGFFELLDRVYASGETFVGRNMPIRFQRRPDGPLEERFLTFVYQPIKDEAGQVTGLFVEGSDVTEAKRAEEELQQLNATLEARVAEEVAERERVQVALLQTQKTEALGQMTGGVAHDFNNLLQALSGCLHMIEKRAEGTRIQPLVDAGRQAVDRGAKLVQQLMAFARRQALRPETVDLRDRVLGMSELLNRALRADIRLEIDFSAGLWPVEVDATQLELALLNLVVNARDAMPEGGVLSIRAENATLEPGDPQAPDGLSGDFVRLTVSDTGTGMPADVRTRAFDPFFTTKEIGKGSGLGLSQVYGFAHHSGGTAWIDSEEGRGTTIGLLIRRSGTLPQTDAEPAAEPDGGARAGGHVLVVEDDPIVALTVATALEDAGFTITRAATADEALPLLEAGRFDLLFSDVVMPGTMSGVDLARTVRRLYPALPVVLATGYSEEVARATGVMVLPKPYRIEHLVCVLDTVLAESGHPRSGFG; from the coding sequence ATGGACTGGTCGGCCACCTCCCTCGGCCCGGCGGAGGACTGGCCGCAATCCCTGCGCACGCTGGTCGACCTGATGCTGACCTCCAGCTTCCCGATGTTCGTCGTCTGGGGACCGGATCTTGCTTTCCTCTACAACGACAGCTACCGCCCGATCCTGGGGGACAAGCCCGAGGCGCTGGGCCGTCCCTTCGCCGAGGTGTGGGCCGACATCTGGGAGGATCTGGTTCCCCTGGTCGTGCGGGCGCTGGCCGGCGAGGCGACCTACCACGAGGACCGGCTGCTGGTGATGCAGCGGCACGGCTACCGTGAGGAAACCTATTTCACCTTCTCCTACAGCCCGGTGCGCGACGAGACCGGCCGCGTCGCCGGCATGTTCTGCGCCTGCACCGAGAACACCGCGCGTGTGCTGGCCGAAAGGCGCCTGACCTTCCAGCTCGATCTGGCGGAGCGCTTGCGCGGGCTGAACGATCCGGTCGGCGTCACCGCCGCCGCCGCCGAGGCGATCGGCCGCCATCTGGGGGTGGCGCGGGCCGGCTACGGCCGCATCGATCCCACCGGAACCACGGTGTCGGTGGAACGGGACTGGAGCGACAGCGGAATGGCCGGCCTGTCCGGGCAGACCTGGCCGCTCGACAGCTTCGGCCCCGCCGTGATCGCCGAACTGCGGGCCGGATACACGCTGCGCGTCGACGACGTGACGACCGACCTGCGCACCTCCGGCAGCGGACCGGCGGCGGCCTTCGCCGGTATCGGCGTGCGGTCGCTTCTGATGGTGCCGCTGCTGAAGGCCGGGCAGCTGACCGCAATTCTCTACCTGCACGAGGCGAAGCCGCGCCATTGGACCGAGGCCGATGCCGCGCTGGCGAAGGATGTGGCGGAGCGGAGCTGGGCGGCGGTGGAGCGCGCGCTGGCCGAAGCGGCGTTGCGCGCCGCCAACCAGGCGCTGATGCGCGAACGTGCGGCGGTGGAGGCGGCCAACGCCCGGCTGGCGGCGGAGGGGGAGCGGCTGCGCACCCTGTTCCGGCAGGCGCCCAACTTCATGTGCGTTCTGCGCGGGCCGGACCATGTGTTCGAGATGGCGAACGACACCTACATGCAACTCGTCGGCCATCGCGATCTGGTCGAACGCCCTGCCCGCGAGGCCCTGCCGGAGGTGAAGGGACAGGGTTTCTTCGAGTTGCTCGACCGCGTCTATGCCAGCGGCGAGACCTTCGTCGGGCGGAACATGCCGATCCGCTTCCAGCGCCGTCCGGACGGGCCGCTGGAGGAACGGTTCCTCACCTTCGTCTACCAGCCGATCAAGGACGAGGCGGGACAGGTCACCGGCCTGTTCGTGGAGGGCAGCGACGTCACCGAGGCCAAGCGCGCGGAGGAGGAGTTGCAGCAGCTCAACGCGACGCTGGAGGCCCGCGTCGCCGAGGAGGTGGCCGAGCGCGAGCGCGTCCAGGTGGCGCTGCTGCAGACCCAGAAGACCGAGGCGCTGGGCCAGATGACCGGCGGCGTCGCCCACGACTTCAACAACCTGCTCCAGGCCCTGTCCGGCTGCCTGCACATGATCGAGAAGCGGGCGGAGGGGACGCGCATCCAGCCGCTGGTCGATGCCGGCCGGCAGGCGGTCGACCGCGGCGCCAAGCTGGTGCAGCAGTTGATGGCCTTCGCCCGCCGGCAGGCACTGCGGCCGGAAACGGTCGATCTGCGCGACCGCGTGCTCGGCATGTCGGAACTGCTGAACCGGGCGCTGCGCGCCGACATCCGGCTGGAAATCGACTTCAGCGCCGGGCTGTGGCCGGTGGAGGTCGATGCGACGCAGCTGGAACTCGCCCTGCTGAACCTCGTGGTGAATGCGCGGGATGCGATGCCGGAGGGCGGGGTGCTGAGCATCCGCGCGGAAAACGCGACGCTGGAGCCGGGAGACCCGCAGGCGCCGGACGGGCTGTCGGGCGACTTCGTGCGGCTGACGGTCAGCGACACCGGCACCGGCATGCCGGCCGATGTGAGGACGCGCGCCTTCGATCCCTTCTTCACCACCAAGGAGATCGGCAAGGGCAGCGGGCTCGGCCTGTCGCAGGTCTACGGCTTCGCCCACCATTCCGGCGGCACCGCCTGGATCGACAGCGAGGAGGGGCGCGGCACCACCATCGGCCTGCTGATCCGCCGCTCCGGCACCCTCCCGCAGACGGATGCCGAGCCGGCGGCCGAGCCGGACGGCGGCGCCCGCGCCGGCGGCCATGTGCTGGTGGTGGAGGATGACCCGATCGTCGCGCTGACCGTCGCCACGGCGCTGGAGGATGCCGGCTTCACCATCACCCGGGCCGCCACCGCGGACGAAGCGCTGCCGCTGCTGGAGGCCGGCCGGTTCGACCTGCTGTTCAGCGACGTGGTGATGCCCGGCACCATGAGCGGCGTCGATCTGGCGCGCACCGTCCGGCGCCTCTACCCCGCCCTTCCGGTGGTGCTGGCGACCGGCTACAGCGAGGAGGTGGCCCGCGCCACCGGCGTGATGGTTCTGCCCAAGCCCTACCGCATCGAACATCTGGTCTGCGTGTTGGATACGGTACTGGCCGAATCCGGGCACCCACGCTCCGGTTTCGGTTGA
- a CDS encoding HAD-IC family P-type ATPase, producing MAPLAESGSAAQTPTQKADGTPWHALDAADAAERLCSPDEGLSGAEAAARLERFGANRLTPPKRRPAWMRFLMQFHNLLIYVLLASGTVALLMRHWTDAGVIFGVVLVNALIGYIQEGKAEQALEAIRNMLSPQAVVMRDGHAVTLAAEDLVPGDRVFLASGDRVPADLRLERTKGLLVQEAALTGESVPAAKASAAVAADAALGDRLNMAYAGTMVVQGQGTGIVVATGDGTEIGRIGHLLASVASVETPLLLQMARFGRWLTGGILALAAITFAFGRLVHGEPWQDMVLAAVGLAVAAIPEGLPAVMTITLAVGVTRMAKRNAIIRHLPAVETLGSVATICTDKTGTLTRNELLVQWVVTADGTYRVGGNGYAPQGEFSRDGSHADPAREPVLQDLARAALLCNDADLHRGPGGDWLLAGDPTDGALLALAMKTGLEPGDELGRSPRRDAIPFESERQFMATLHHDHAGHCILVVKGAPERVLALCERERRAGGSVPLDRERWSALTADLAGQGQRVLALATRRTSVDLSELTVDDLAEGGLELLGLCGLIDPPREEALRAVAACREAGITVKMITGDHAATAAAIGRTFGLPDGVTSGPELDRMDETGFAAAARANSVFARTTPEHKLRLIAALQGDGDTVAMTGDGVNDAPALKRADVGVAMGRDGTEAAKEAAAMVLADDNFASIVHAVEEGRTVYDNLRKTILFMLPTNGAQAVVILVAVLSGTILPITPVQILWVNMVTAVTLGLALAFEAPEPGVMARPPRPRDEPILSGPLIRRMLVALVLLVAASFGFFYLQRMQGGGIEVARTMAVNALVVGEIFFLLNARGLHSDAGLLDSIAGSRPVWLSIVLMIVLQLAFTYAPPLQSLFGTAPIGTASWAAMIAAGALLFLLVELEKRLSKG from the coding sequence ATGGCACCGCTGGCCGAATCCGGCTCCGCCGCCCAGACGCCCACCCAAAAAGCTGACGGCACCCCGTGGCATGCGCTGGACGCCGCCGACGCCGCCGAACGGCTCTGCAGCCCGGACGAGGGGCTGAGCGGTGCGGAGGCCGCGGCACGGCTGGAGCGCTTCGGCGCGAACCGGCTGACCCCGCCGAAACGGCGGCCGGCCTGGATGCGGTTCCTGATGCAGTTCCACAACCTGCTGATCTATGTCCTGCTCGCCTCCGGCACGGTGGCGCTGCTGATGCGGCACTGGACGGACGCCGGCGTGATCTTCGGCGTCGTGCTGGTCAACGCGCTGATCGGCTACATCCAGGAGGGCAAGGCCGAACAGGCGCTCGAGGCGATCCGCAACATGCTGTCGCCCCAGGCGGTGGTGATGCGCGACGGCCATGCCGTGACCCTGGCGGCCGAGGATCTGGTGCCGGGCGACCGGGTGTTCCTCGCCTCGGGCGACCGGGTGCCGGCCGACCTGCGGCTGGAGCGCACGAAGGGGCTGCTGGTGCAGGAGGCGGCGCTGACCGGGGAATCCGTCCCCGCCGCCAAGGCGTCCGCCGCCGTGGCCGCCGATGCGGCTCTGGGCGACCGGCTGAACATGGCTTATGCCGGCACGATGGTGGTGCAGGGCCAGGGCACCGGCATCGTGGTGGCGACCGGCGACGGCACGGAGATCGGGCGTATCGGCCATCTGCTGGCGTCGGTCGCCTCGGTGGAAACCCCGCTGCTGCTGCAGATGGCCCGGTTCGGCCGCTGGCTGACCGGCGGCATCCTGGCGCTGGCGGCGATCACCTTCGCCTTCGGCCGGCTGGTGCATGGCGAACCATGGCAGGACATGGTGCTGGCGGCGGTCGGGCTGGCCGTGGCCGCGATCCCGGAAGGTCTGCCGGCGGTGATGACCATCACGCTGGCGGTGGGCGTGACCCGCATGGCCAAGCGCAACGCCATCATCCGCCATCTGCCGGCGGTGGAGACGCTCGGCTCGGTCGCCACCATCTGCACCGACAAGACCGGCACCCTGACCCGCAACGAATTGCTGGTGCAATGGGTGGTGACGGCCGACGGCACCTATCGCGTCGGCGGCAACGGCTATGCGCCGCAGGGGGAGTTCAGCCGGGACGGCAGCCACGCCGACCCGGCCCGCGAGCCGGTGCTGCAGGATCTGGCCCGCGCCGCCCTGCTGTGCAACGACGCCGACCTGCACCGCGGCCCCGGCGGCGACTGGCTGCTGGCCGGCGACCCGACCGACGGCGCGCTGCTGGCGCTGGCGATGAAGACGGGGCTGGAGCCGGGGGACGAGCTGGGCCGGTCCCCCCGCCGCGACGCCATTCCCTTCGAATCCGAACGCCAGTTCATGGCGACCCTGCATCACGACCATGCCGGCCACTGCATCCTGGTGGTGAAGGGCGCGCCGGAGCGCGTGCTGGCGCTCTGCGAACGCGAGCGGCGGGCCGGCGGCAGCGTGCCGCTGGACCGGGAGCGCTGGTCCGCGCTGACCGCCGATCTGGCCGGCCAGGGTCAGCGGGTTCTGGCGCTTGCGACGCGCCGCACCTCCGTCGACCTGTCCGAACTGACCGTCGACGATCTGGCGGAGGGGGGGCTGGAGCTTCTCGGCCTGTGCGGCCTGATCGACCCGCCGCGGGAGGAGGCGCTGCGCGCCGTCGCCGCCTGCCGCGAGGCCGGAATCACGGTGAAGATGATCACCGGCGACCATGCCGCCACCGCCGCCGCCATCGGCCGGACCTTCGGCCTGCCGGACGGCGTCACCAGCGGACCCGAACTGGACCGCATGGACGAGACGGGCTTCGCCGCCGCCGCCCGCGCCAACAGCGTCTTCGCCCGCACCACGCCGGAGCACAAGCTGCGCCTGATCGCGGCGCTCCAGGGCGACGGCGACACCGTCGCCATGACCGGCGACGGCGTCAACGACGCCCCGGCGCTGAAGCGCGCCGACGTCGGCGTCGCCATGGGCCGCGACGGCACCGAGGCGGCGAAGGAGGCGGCGGCGATGGTGCTGGCCGACGACAATTTCGCCTCCATCGTCCATGCGGTGGAGGAAGGCCGCACCGTCTACGACAATCTGCGCAAGACCATCCTGTTCATGCTGCCGACCAACGGCGCCCAGGCGGTGGTGATCCTGGTGGCGGTTCTGTCCGGCACCATCCTGCCGATCACGCCGGTACAGATCCTGTGGGTCAACATGGTGACCGCGGTGACGCTGGGTCTGGCATTGGCCTTCGAGGCGCCGGAACCCGGCGTGATGGCCCGCCCTCCCCGTCCGCGCGACGAGCCGATCCTGTCCGGCCCGCTGATCCGCCGGATGCTGGTGGCGCTGGTCCTGCTTGTTGCCGCCAGCTTCGGCTTCTTCTATTTGCAGCGGATGCAGGGCGGCGGAATCGAGGTGGCGCGCACCATGGCCGTCAACGCCCTGGTGGTGGGAGAGATCTTCTTCCTGCTGAACGCCCGCGGCCTGCACAGCGATGCCGGCCTGCTGGACAGCATCGCCGGCAGCCGCCCCGTCTGGCTGTCCATCGTGCTGATGATCGTCCTGCAATTGGCCTTCACCTATGCCCCGCCGCTGCAATCCCTGTTCGGCACCGCCCCCATCGGCACCGCCTCCTGGGCGGCCATGATCGCCGCCGGAGCCCTGCTGTTCCTGCTGGTGGAGTTGGAAAAGCGGCTTTCGAAAGGGTAA
- a CDS encoding L-lactate permease: MTLAFHMMPLVGTILLLASRRVSLLTAGLAGMTLAFVTMIAAQAPLDALPEMAALKMAAVKAGEGAWLAWHAMSIIAAGLLFHRAFEARGIRAAAIAQENRRRAVFVACFLVGPFAESVTGFGVGLVVALAMLRHMGLPPVQAAALGLFSQVLAAWGAMGVGTRVGAELIGVSFTELGTASALLMAVVLPCLLPVFWGLIHACGLRSTLRDRAADVALLLCLAGLIWLTNRFVAPELGGGLAAGVLLVLVEGPRLLRSETGPRAAMAALMERLWPYVLLIAALMATRLLPPLSDWTGHWLVLDPFGGLAPLALLRHPATWLVAIAAILLAGLPASKAGEVVRGALRAALVPMAATLVFVEFAAFMAASGGAALFGQAWREVAGRFAVLATPLFGGAAGMLTGSNTASNALMMHIQLSLAAESGLPPMLTAAIQTVSGSICTMLTPGRIVLAAGLVGLQQAEGAIYRRALPIGLATILSLLAVVVLVAGAQAWGFV, from the coding sequence ATGACCCTGGCCTTCCACATGATGCCGCTCGTCGGCACGATCCTGCTCCTTGCCTCCCGCCGCGTCAGCCTGCTGACGGCCGGGCTGGCCGGCATGACGCTGGCATTCGTGACGATGATCGCCGCGCAGGCGCCGCTCGACGCACTGCCGGAAATGGCGGCACTGAAAATGGCGGCGGTGAAGGCGGGCGAAGGGGCGTGGCTGGCGTGGCATGCCATGTCGATCATCGCCGCCGGTCTGCTGTTCCACCGCGCCTTCGAGGCCCGCGGCATCCGCGCCGCCGCGATCGCGCAGGAGAATCGCCGGCGCGCCGTCTTCGTCGCCTGCTTCCTGGTCGGCCCCTTCGCGGAATCGGTGACGGGGTTCGGCGTCGGGCTGGTGGTGGCCCTCGCCATGCTGCGCCACATGGGACTGCCGCCGGTCCAGGCCGCCGCCCTCGGCCTGTTCAGCCAGGTGCTGGCGGCCTGGGGCGCCATGGGGGTCGGCACGCGGGTCGGCGCCGAGTTGATCGGGGTGTCCTTCACCGAGCTCGGGACGGCCAGCGCCCTGCTGATGGCGGTCGTGCTGCCCTGCCTGCTGCCGGTGTTCTGGGGACTGATCCACGCCTGCGGCCTGCGCTCCACCCTGCGCGACCGGGCAGCCGACGTCGCCCTGCTGCTCTGTCTGGCCGGGCTGATCTGGCTGACCAACCGCTTCGTCGCCCCGGAACTCGGCGGCGGACTGGCGGCGGGCGTCCTGCTGGTGCTGGTGGAGGGCCCGCGCCTGCTGCGCAGCGAGACCGGACCGCGAGCGGCGATGGCGGCGCTGATGGAGCGGCTTTGGCCCTATGTGCTGCTGATCGCCGCGCTGATGGCGACGCGGCTTCTGCCGCCGCTGTCGGACTGGACCGGGCACTGGCTGGTGCTCGACCCGTTCGGCGGGCTGGCTCCGCTGGCCCTGCTGCGCCATCCGGCGACATGGCTGGTGGCGATCGCCGCCATCCTGCTGGCCGGACTGCCGGCTTCCAAGGCGGGGGAGGTGGTCCGCGGCGCCCTTCGCGCGGCGCTGGTGCCGATGGCGGCGACGCTGGTCTTCGTCGAATTCGCCGCCTTCATGGCCGCGTCGGGCGGCGCGGCGTTGTTCGGCCAAGCCTGGCGCGAGGTCGCCGGGCGCTTCGCCGTGCTGGCGACCCCGCTGTTCGGCGGCGCCGCCGGCATGCTGACCGGCTCCAACACCGCGTCCAACGCCCTGATGATGCACATCCAGCTGAGCCTCGCCGCCGAAAGCGGCCTGCCGCCGATGCTGACCGCGGCGATCCAGACCGTTTCGGGCAGCATCTGCACCATGCTGACCCCCGGCCGCATCGTGCTCGCCGCCGGGCTCGTCGGGCTGCAGCAGGCGGAAGGCGCCATCTACCGCCGCGCCCTGCCCATCGGGCTGGCGACGATCCTGTCGCTTCTCGCCGTCGTTGTCCTGGTCGCCGGGGCCCAGGCCTGGGGCTTCGTGTAA
- a CDS encoding BLUF domain-containing protein, translating into MLQVVFRSQLTTLLSYLDIQRICLAAARNNRKAAVSGFMVECGGVFLQSLEGPVHVVNETLDRMYRDNRHDHIEIVCSEQDIPQRRFEVWAMNVMFLDDDAFWTRVFGSEYSCDEMLTQRMDPAFAMGILAMAYRHACSETGLSAAAAGNRLGRIPQIRHMIRR; encoded by the coding sequence ATGCTGCAGGTTGTCTTCCGAAGCCAGCTGACGACTCTGCTCTCCTATCTCGACATTCAGCGGATATGCCTTGCGGCGGCGCGGAACAATAGGAAGGCGGCGGTCAGCGGCTTCATGGTGGAATGCGGCGGGGTCTTCCTTCAGTCGCTGGAAGGACCGGTCCATGTGGTCAACGAGACGCTTGACCGCATGTATCGGGACAACCGCCACGACCATATCGAGATCGTCTGTTCCGAGCAGGACATTCCCCAGCGGCGGTTCGAAGTTTGGGCGATGAACGTAATGTTCCTGGACGACGACGCATTCTGGACGAGGGTGTTCGGATCGGAATACTCCTGCGACGAGATGCTGACCCAACGCATGGATCCCGCCTTTGCCATGGGGATTCTCGCCATGGCTTACCGCCATGCCTGTTCGGAAACCGGCCTGTCCGCCGCAGCCGCCGGAAACAGGCTGGGCCGGATCCCGCAGATCCGCCACATGATCCGGCGTTAA
- the hflX gene encoding GTPase HflX, with protein MGTTPNTDSNTIETPRSSLGRALVLHPVLRGTENDRSPEASLEEAVGLAAAIELEVAQAAVVKVNQPRPATLLGGGAIEHYAKLLDDAREAGGAIDLVIVDHALTPVQQRNLEKAFGAKVIDRTGLILEIFGARARTHEGQLQVELASLSYQKSRLVRSWTHLERQRGGFGFLGGPGESQLEIDRRLIGNRIVKIKRELDDVRRTRGLHRKARAKVPYPVVALVGYTNAGKSTLFNRMAGAEVFAKNLLFATLDPTMRQVVLPSGRKVILSDTVGFISDLPTHLVAAFRATLEEVQSADIILHVRDIAHPDTEAQKADVETILSDLGIDPERDPRVVEVSNKIDLLDGAKLDAVLARAERAGNACAVSAVTGDRLDTLFRILDSRMTAGRELVELDVEHGDGATLAWLYAHGEVVGRRDDDSHAHLQVAIEPAVLARIAPLAQGRAAA; from the coding sequence ATGGGTACGACTCCGAACACCGATTCGAATACCATCGAAACCCCGCGGTCCAGCCTGGGCCGCGCCCTTGTCCTCCACCCGGTCCTGCGCGGAACCGAGAACGACCGCAGCCCCGAAGCCTCGCTTGAAGAGGCGGTGGGGCTGGCGGCGGCCATCGAGCTTGAGGTGGCGCAGGCCGCCGTCGTGAAAGTCAACCAGCCGCGCCCGGCCACGCTGCTGGGCGGCGGCGCGATCGAACACTACGCCAAGCTGCTGGACGACGCGCGGGAGGCGGGCGGGGCCATCGACCTCGTCATCGTCGATCATGCGCTGACCCCGGTGCAGCAGCGCAATCTGGAGAAGGCTTTCGGAGCGAAGGTCATCGACCGCACGGGCCTGATCCTGGAGATCTTCGGCGCCCGCGCCCGCACCCATGAAGGCCAGCTTCAGGTCGAGCTGGCATCGCTGTCCTACCAGAAGTCCCGGCTGGTGCGGTCCTGGACCCACCTTGAACGCCAGCGCGGCGGCTTCGGCTTCCTCGGCGGTCCCGGTGAATCGCAGCTTGAAATCGACCGGCGCCTGATCGGCAACCGCATCGTCAAGATCAAGCGGGAACTGGACGACGTCCGCCGCACCCGCGGCCTGCACCGCAAGGCGCGCGCCAAGGTACCCTATCCGGTGGTGGCGCTGGTCGGCTACACCAACGCCGGCAAGTCCACCCTGTTCAACCGGATGGCCGGCGCCGAGGTGTTCGCGAAGAACCTGCTGTTCGCGACGCTCGACCCGACCATGCGTCAGGTGGTTCTTCCGTCGGGCCGCAAGGTGATCCTGTCCGACACGGTCGGCTTCATCTCCGACCTGCCGACCCATCTGGTCGCGGCCTTCCGCGCCACGCTGGAAGAGGTGCAGTCGGCCGACATCATCCTGCATGTCCGCGACATCGCCCATCCCGACACCGAGGCTCAGAAAGCCGATGTGGAGACGATCCTGTCCGATCTCGGCATCGACCCGGAACGCGACCCGCGCGTGGTCGAGGTCTCCAACAAGATCGACCTTCTAGATGGGGCGAAGCTCGACGCCGTGCTTGCCCGTGCCGAACGGGCCGGCAACGCTTGCGCCGTTTCGGCGGTGACGGGGGACCGGCTGGACACGCTGTTCCGCATCCTCGACAGCCGGATGACCGCCGGCCGCGAGCTGGTGGAACTGGATGTGGAGCATGGCGACGGGGCGACCCTCGCCTGGCTCTACGCCCATGGCGAGGTGGTCGGCCGCCGCGACGACGACAGCCACGCCCATCTGCAGGTGGCGATCGAGCCGGCGGTTCTGGCCCGCATCGCTCCCCTCGCCCAGGGGCGCGCCGCCGCCTGA
- a CDS encoding YihY/virulence factor BrkB family protein, which translates to MEHLRRWWAIVVDAAYGWINDDAMSMAASVAFYTIFSLAPLAILVIALAGLVFGDEAARGALVDQLSALIGREAGETVQDLIARAGARETGIVASIIGIGTIVVGATTVFVELQTALNRIWKVAAPQESTITWLVRVRLKALALIGAIGFLLIVSLVVSAALAAVGTWAAGYLPAVPSLLWLFDMIVSWTVLTGLFAMIYQILPDARIRWADVWLGAAVNAFLFAVGKFLIGFYIATSGVVTVYGAAGSFVLILLWVYYSAVIFLFGAQLTRAYSERKGSRSHHPAIDQALADHPSSDRPATGQRSPAPASSRSVGP; encoded by the coding sequence ATGGAGCATCTGCGGCGGTGGTGGGCGATCGTCGTCGACGCGGCGTATGGCTGGATCAACGACGACGCAATGAGCATGGCGGCGTCGGTCGCCTTCTACACCATCTTCTCGCTGGCGCCGCTGGCGATCCTGGTGATCGCCCTGGCCGGGCTCGTCTTCGGCGACGAGGCGGCGCGCGGCGCGCTGGTCGACCAGTTGTCGGCGCTCATCGGACGCGAGGCCGGCGAAACCGTGCAGGACCTGATCGCCCGAGCCGGTGCGCGGGAAACCGGCATCGTGGCCAGCATCATCGGCATCGGCACCATCGTCGTCGGCGCCACCACTGTCTTCGTCGAGCTGCAGACCGCGCTGAACCGCATCTGGAAGGTGGCGGCCCCGCAGGAATCGACCATCACATGGCTGGTGCGGGTGCGGCTGAAGGCGCTGGCGCTGATCGGCGCCATCGGGTTCCTGCTGATCGTCTCGCTGGTGGTCAGCGCGGCCCTGGCGGCGGTCGGAACCTGGGCCGCGGGCTATCTGCCGGCCGTGCCGTCGCTGTTGTGGCTGTTCGACATGATCGTCTCCTGGACGGTGCTGACCGGGCTGTTCGCGATGATCTACCAGATCCTGCCGGACGCGCGCATCCGCTGGGCCGACGTGTGGCTGGGGGCCGCGGTCAACGCCTTCCTGTTCGCGGTGGGCAAGTTCCTGATCGGCTTCTACATCGCCACGAGCGGGGTGGTGACGGTCTATGGCGCTGCCGGTTCCTTTGTGCTGATCCTGCTGTGGGTCTATTATTCAGCCGTCATTTTCCTGTTTGGGGCGCAGTTGACCCGGGCCTATTCGGAGCGTAAGGGCAGCCGGTCGCATCATCCTGCCATCGATCAGGCTTTGGCCGACCACCCCTCTAGCGATCGTCCTGCTACCGGCCAAAGGAGCCCTGCCCCGGCGTCATCGCGGTCTGTGGGGCCTTGA